The following are from one region of the Melioribacteraceae bacterium 4301-Me genome:
- a CDS encoding TonB-dependent receptor domain-containing protein, which produces MKSNKIKILMLISLLAVKVFASGSGKIAGKITDKETGEPLLGANVVLVGTTMGAASGEDGQYYIIGVPPDTYTLKISMIGYHTITVENVLVRADLTSQIDVQLEPTTIQTPTVVVTAQQKIIQKDVTNTERTVTREDIKNVPGLQTTSDIFKLQGGTVIGTAPQLVPLGDTQLQVRDQSVKDIHIRGGRGGEILFLVDGMPVTHPLYGGRSVLDLDVNSVQQVQLLTGAFNAEYGEAQSGVVNITTRTGSEKFTGGVEYRNDSFKFLGENYKTQYATIFFGGPEPITRNLLPALGINVPGQLYYFLNATINMTNTPYNNNRIRNKINLFGIEFTEKQSNTATLTAKINWDISKNSQLIINYNGSWNYWSQFDWLWKYYPDNTPGYLRFNNELNIQYKHIFSQSTFMNVRFGYLGVKYHEDLDKRTPADYWVIRQTPNGWIDSSIIKAPYYDPLTGFYAGDSFQAIWRDDNTSTFSFITDLTSQILPDHLIKIGATIKYNDLSYVDIEDGGTKLSNYGEYLYNNGPKVPPPPGPFPEFGQYRWVFHTYPWIGSAYIQDKFEKEFLIINAGIRWDWFYLGKTVDDPGWKQQWEDATGFKADWSLFKYQFSPRFGISFPISEKMVTYFSYGHFIQLPELQFYYRDPYSGSFTGNPKLDFERTIQYEFGLTYQIGQDWGLDIKSYAKDISKQVGTTHLKAALGIPVDLYDNIGYSRARGLEFTLNKLYSNFISGKLTYTVQWANGYSSSAFADYIRSLTDFPNPIRETRLDWDIRHQIVFQGTISSPKGKQINLFGVQLPDNWSLTVLSNFSSGQPYTPGTFSQADAQKLANSATGPITTQTDVRFTKSFDIIGGISLSLELDVFNIFDQKNVQIAYGFNNWTGKPYKYGDVQPGTNVYYDWYTMYRLMDPRQFSTGRYAQLGIRVDW; this is translated from the coding sequence TTGAAAAGCAACAAAATTAAAATTTTGATGCTAATTAGTTTACTTGCTGTTAAAGTATTTGCTTCTGGTTCTGGCAAAATAGCAGGTAAAATCACAGACAAAGAAACGGGAGAACCACTTTTGGGTGCTAATGTTGTTTTGGTTGGCACTACAATGGGGGCTGCAAGCGGCGAAGATGGACAATACTATATAATTGGGGTTCCGCCTGATACTTACACTCTAAAAATTTCTATGATAGGTTATCATACAATTACGGTCGAAAATGTTTTAGTGAGAGCTGACCTTACTTCTCAAATTGATGTGCAGTTAGAGCCTACTACAATTCAGACCCCGACTGTTGTGGTAACAGCACAACAAAAAATAATTCAAAAAGATGTTACTAATACCGAAAGAACTGTTACGAGAGAAGATATAAAAAATGTACCAGGCTTACAGACTACTTCCGATATTTTTAAGCTACAAGGCGGAACCGTAATAGGCACTGCACCACAGCTTGTGCCTCTTGGTGATACACAATTGCAGGTTAGAGACCAAAGTGTAAAAGATATCCATATTAGAGGAGGGCGCGGTGGAGAGATTTTATTCCTTGTAGATGGAATGCCAGTTACACACCCGCTTTATGGGGGCAGAAGTGTGCTTGATCTTGATGTTAACTCTGTTCAACAAGTACAACTGTTAACAGGTGCATTTAATGCCGAATATGGGGAAGCTCAGTCTGGAGTGGTAAATATAACTACAAGAACGGGTAGTGAAAAATTTACCGGAGGTGTTGAATATAGAAATGATAGCTTCAAATTCTTGGGAGAGAATTATAAAACACAATATGCTACAATTTTCTTTGGAGGACCAGAACCAATTACACGAAATTTATTACCAGCGCTAGGAATTAATGTGCCTGGTCAACTTTATTACTTTCTAAATGCAACAATTAATATGACTAATACACCATATAATAATAACCGCATACGAAATAAAATAAACTTATTTGGTATCGAATTCACCGAAAAACAGAGCAATACAGCTACACTTACTGCCAAAATTAATTGGGATATATCAAAAAATTCCCAATTGATAATAAATTATAACGGCTCATGGAATTACTGGAGTCAATTTGATTGGCTATGGAAATATTACCCTGACAATACCCCTGGCTATCTTAGGTTTAACAATGAATTAAACATCCAGTACAAACACATTTTTTCTCAATCTACATTTATGAATGTTAGATTTGGTTATTTGGGAGTTAAGTACCATGAGGACCTAGACAAGCGTACCCCGGCAGACTACTGGGTAATAAGACAAACTCCAAATGGCTGGATTGACTCGTCTATAATTAAAGCTCCTTATTATGACCCATTAACAGGATTTTATGCTGGCGATAGCTTTCAGGCAATTTGGAGAGATGATAACACCTCTACCTTTTCTTTTATTACCGATTTAACCTCGCAAATACTCCCCGATCATCTTATTAAAATTGGTGCTACAATAAAATACAATGACTTGAGTTATGTCGATATAGAAGATGGAGGTACTAAATTATCAAATTATGGTGAATATCTGTATAATAATGGACCAAAAGTACCGCCTCCTCCAGGACCATTTCCTGAGTTTGGACAATATAGATGGGTGTTTCACACTTACCCTTGGATTGGCAGCGCTTACATCCAAGATAAATTTGAAAAAGAATTCTTAATAATAAATGCTGGAATTCGTTGGGATTGGTTTTATTTAGGGAAGACAGTTGACGACCCAGGTTGGAAGCAACAATGGGAAGATGCAACGGGTTTTAAAGCCGATTGGAGTCTCTTCAAATATCAATTTAGCCCTAGATTCGGAATTTCGTTCCCAATATCAGAAAAAATGGTCACTTATTTTTCCTATGGGCATTTTATCCAATTACCTGAGTTACAGTTCTATTATCGTGACCCTTATAGTGGTTCCTTTACGGGTAATCCAAAACTGGACTTCGAGCGAACAATTCAGTATGAATTCGGCTTGACTTATCAGATTGGTCAGGATTGGGGTCTAGATATTAAAAGCTATGCAAAGGATATATCAAAACAAGTTGGTACTACACACTTAAAAGCTGCATTAGGAATACCAGTTGATTTGTATGATAATATTGGCTACTCAAGGGCAAGGGGTCTTGAATTTACCCTTAACAAACTTTACTCAAATTTTATTTCGGGAAAACTAACCTATACAGTGCAATGGGCTAATGGTTATTCTTCATCTGCCTTTGCAGATTACATTCGTTCTTTAACAGATTTTCCAAATCCAATTCGTGAAACTAGACTTGATTGGGACATTAGACATCAGATTGTTTTCCAAGGTACGATTAGCTCCCCCAAAGGAAAGCAAATAAATTTATTTGGTGTTCAACTACCTGATAATTGGTCCTTGACGGTGCTTTCTAATTTTTCATCTGGACAGCCTTATACACCAGGTACTTTTAGTCAAGCCGATGCACAAAAATTAGCAAATTCTGCAACTGGACCAATAACAACACAAACAGACGTTAGATTTACAAAGAGTTTCGATATAATAGGTGGGATTTCACTTAGTTTAGAACTAGATGTATTCAATATTTTTGATCAAAAAAATGTTCAAATTGCTTACGGATTTAATAATTGGACAGGTAAACCATATAAGTATGGTGATGTTCAACCAGGTACAAATGTATATTATGACTGGTATACGATGTACAGGCTAATGGACCCAAGGCAGTTTTCTACTGGAAGATATGCGCAACTTGGGATAAGAGTTGATTGGTAA
- a CDS encoding LamG-like jellyroll fold domain-containing protein: MIKTLPVTFFRYFIFTFLLGAVSIFYAQEQIGGPYTPDSNTVLLLHFDGNLKNESQFSADGIGHGKLTFLSNAALGLGQCLRINNDAVTDSSYVSVPDTPALNLKGDWTIEGWMNVFTYGTSSSDWRWVPRLIIKAGDEVFWRPNYFVENWGDNRFFSTGYNVEGQDRWPQVNSPNNTLVPGKWFHLTFIRDTSRHILIQMIHDDKRQLISFNTASYDPVLDVPPIQTKQPVTIGFAGQGSTDGWLDGFVDEIRISNVVRNFAVPPIITNLTQIPNQADSVDGYEVGANIMAFASTGSIQSAEIHFSVDGGNTWFTAPMVMDSTDHYTGLIPKQNFGTEVRYYVTATDNQGLTAQQPIAGIGGQDYPYYSFVVYKPNILVLHLNFENGSGTPVDLSPLSNQVLTFGNRTPSYSTNAAEGKYSFLMPDDADSAFLEVPSPFLTMKDFYVSFWFNADSTLEYTRLLNRPIVRGNWYQNNYEIRFEPNARIRARYYVDPNAQNRTEDYSEITLPDSIKLHKWYRVVYRRTDTAAVFMLFDSTNTLLSVGYDSSVAVNPPTIANAPLRIGNGGNLNGIRGFRGLIDDVQIYNNGQAKNTVTGVNQKDASIPHYYELSQNYPNPFNPTTLIRFVIPSAQKVTLSVYDILGRKIKTLVNDFRQPGKYTVVWDGTNNEGAEVASGVYIYRLITNEFIQAKKMMLLR, from the coding sequence ATGATAAAAACACTACCTGTAACATTTTTTAGGTATTTTATTTTTACATTTTTGCTGGGCGCAGTTAGTATATTTTATGCCCAAGAACAAATAGGAGGTCCTTATACACCAGATAGTAACACAGTACTGCTGTTACATTTTGATGGCAATTTAAAGAATGAGTCACAATTTTCTGCTGATGGAATTGGGCACGGTAAGCTGACCTTTTTGTCAAATGCAGCACTTGGATTAGGTCAATGCTTAAGGATAAATAACGATGCAGTTACTGACTCCTCTTATGTGAGTGTACCAGATACACCTGCGTTGAACTTAAAAGGTGACTGGACAATTGAGGGCTGGATGAATGTTTTTACATATGGGACTAGTTCATCTGATTGGAGATGGGTACCACGCCTAATAATTAAAGCAGGTGACGAAGTTTTTTGGCGACCCAACTATTTTGTAGAAAATTGGGGAGATAATAGATTTTTTTCAACAGGGTACAATGTAGAAGGTCAAGACAGATGGCCTCAAGTTAACTCTCCAAATAATACTTTAGTGCCCGGTAAGTGGTTTCATTTAACCTTTATTCGTGATACATCTCGCCATATTCTCATTCAAATGATACATGATGACAAAAGGCAATTAATTTCATTTAACACTGCTAGCTATGATCCTGTTTTAGACGTCCCGCCAATACAAACAAAGCAGCCTGTAACAATTGGCTTTGCGGGACAAGGAAGTACAGATGGATGGTTAGATGGGTTTGTAGATGAAATACGTATAAGCAATGTTGTAAGAAATTTTGCTGTCCCACCGATAATAACAAACTTAACACAAATTCCTAATCAAGCCGACAGTGTAGATGGCTATGAAGTAGGGGCAAATATAATGGCTTTTGCATCTACAGGCTCAATTCAAAGTGCTGAAATACATTTTTCTGTTGATGGAGGAAATACATGGTTTACAGCACCAATGGTTATGGACTCTACGGACCATTACACAGGGTTAATTCCAAAGCAAAATTTTGGTACTGAGGTTCGCTATTACGTCACTGCTACCGATAATCAAGGATTGACAGCTCAACAGCCAATTGCTGGCATTGGTGGTCAAGATTATCCATACTATTCATTTGTTGTTTACAAGCCCAATATTTTAGTTCTTCATCTTAATTTCGAAAATGGTTCAGGAACGCCTGTTGATTTATCCCCACTTTCAAATCAAGTGTTGACTTTTGGTAATAGAACTCCTTCATATTCCACTAACGCTGCTGAGGGTAAGTATTCCTTTTTGATGCCTGATGATGCAGATTCTGCCTTTTTGGAAGTTCCTTCTCCATTTCTTACTATGAAAGATTTTTATGTTTCCTTCTGGTTTAATGCAGATTCTACTTTGGAGTATACCAGGTTGTTAAATAGACCAATAGTAAGAGGGAATTGGTACCAAAATAATTACGAAATAAGATTTGAGCCTAATGCTAGAATAAGAGCTCGGTACTATGTTGATCCGAATGCACAAAATAGAACCGAAGATTATAGTGAAATAACATTACCTGACTCTATAAAACTGCATAAGTGGTATCGTGTTGTTTATAGAAGAACAGATACTGCCGCGGTGTTTATGTTGTTTGATTCGACAAATACATTGCTAAGTGTAGGTTACGATTCTTCGGTTGCTGTAAATCCTCCTACTATAGCTAATGCGCCTTTAAGAATAGGAAATGGTGGAAATTTAAACGGTATAAGGGGATTTAGAGGCCTAATTGATGATGTCCAAATTTATAATAATGGACAAGCAAAAAATACTGTAACGGGTGTTAATCAAAAAGATGCATCTATTCCTCACTATTATGAATTATCTCAAAATTACCCAAATCCATTTAACCCTACAACACTAATTAGGTTTGTAATCCCAAGTGCACAGAAAGTAACATTGTCTGTTTATGATATACTAGGTAGAAAAATTAAAACATTAGTAAATGATTTTCGACAGCCTGGGAAATATACTGTGGTCTGGGATGGAACTAATAATGAAGGTGCTGAGGTAGCGAGCGGAGTATACATATATAGATTAATAACTAATGAGTTTATTCAAGCAAAGAAGATGATGTTATTACGTTAA
- a CDS encoding DUF2231 domain-containing protein gives MFDTAHLHPMIVHFPIALLIIGFLFDVLSLFVKKDFFSNAGFYLLILGTVGVIAAYFSGDYAGDGITETGTLKQALEIHEEAAKLTLWIVITAAVFRIFLVSLKKYHKIYKGIFLILFLFGVLSIFRTGFYGGQLVYKHAAGVQLNLGFDAQSNGNTEYENNAIEKDDD, from the coding sequence ATGTTTGACACAGCACATCTTCACCCGATGATTGTACATTTTCCTATCGCTTTGTTAATTATTGGATTTCTTTTTGATGTATTAAGTCTTTTTGTAAAAAAAGATTTTTTTAGCAACGCAGGCTTCTATTTATTAATATTAGGTACTGTGGGAGTAATTGCTGCTTATTTTTCTGGGGATTATGCCGGAGATGGGATAACAGAAACCGGAACACTAAAACAAGCTTTAGAAATTCATGAGGAAGCTGCAAAATTGACTCTTTGGATAGTAATAACTGCAGCTGTATTTAGAATATTTCTTGTCTCATTAAAAAAATATCACAAGATTTACAAAGGCATATTTTTAATATTATTTTTATTTGGAGTTCTTTCTATTTTCAGAACCGGGTTTTATGGCGGTCAACTTGTTTATAAACATGCTGCTGGTGTCCAGTTAAATTTAGGGTTTGATGCTCAATCGAACGGAAATACAGAATATGAGAACAATGCTATTGAGAAAGATGATGATTAA
- a CDS encoding response regulator transcription factor has translation MRILILEDEPGIANFIRDGLTEEGFAVDVADNGKSGLETFLANEYDLVLIDWMIPGLSGIEVCRTIRNHNYSTPIIFITAKNTVDDTIFGLEAGANDYIKKPFAFEELLARIRVQLRNNPNELKTLSFQDLLLNLDTHSVFIGNKEIHLTQKEFTLLEYLMRNKGKVCTRTRIIEHVWDIHFKYDTSVIDVYINSLRKKLAGDTGKNYIHTIRGVGYILREE, from the coding sequence ATGAGAATTCTAATTTTAGAAGACGAGCCTGGAATAGCTAACTTTATTCGTGATGGCCTTACAGAGGAAGGTTTTGCCGTAGATGTTGCCGATAACGGGAAAAGCGGACTTGAGACTTTTTTAGCTAATGAATACGACTTGGTCTTAATAGATTGGATGATCCCAGGCCTAAGTGGCATTGAAGTTTGTAGAACAATTCGTAATCACAATTACTCCACACCGATAATTTTTATTACTGCAAAAAATACTGTAGATGATACAATATTTGGTTTAGAAGCGGGCGCAAACGATTACATTAAAAAACCTTTTGCATTTGAAGAGTTATTGGCAAGAATTAGAGTTCAATTAAGAAACAATCCAAATGAATTAAAAACTTTATCATTTCAGGACCTTCTGTTAAACTTAGATACTCATAGTGTCTTTATAGGAAATAAGGAAATTCATCTTACTCAAAAAGAATTTACATTACTCGAGTACCTTATGCGAAATAAAGGCAAAGTTTGTACTCGCACACGAATCATTGAACATGTCTGGGATATACACTTTAAATATGACACTTCAGTAATTGATGTCTATATTAATTCTTTAAGAAAAAAATTAGCAGGCGATACAGGCAAAAATTATATTCATACTATAAGAGGAGTTGGATACATTTTACGTGAAGAATGA
- a CDS encoding sensor histidine kinase yields MKQFSFRNRIAVYFILVTAILIAILFSLIYLIVLDTVYTHLNNDLDAEAKEVYSSFVIINDNLIFANPYEWVEKEHNQIEVNPTFIEIIDNNGKIIRKTSNLKDDKLWYDLTIKEERYFNTTLSGSPVRQLQKAVTNPKGKVLAYILIAIPLEESELVLENLKSTLLVGYPIVLIILFFISRLIAGKFIEPIDKVIKTAQRITRENLSERIELPSHQDEIYTLTLTINNLLERIEDTVQREKQFTADASHELRTPLSIIKGTLEVLTRKPREVNQYIEKINLVVKEIDRMSLLIDQLLELAKFESGNIHPKLEKVDLIEIINNVYLRLKPFFEEKNSKIYFNISSSGIVSADSSMLNIIFENIISNSLKYSPPNKPIIVEVSQKDNTQICSVIDQGVGIPKEEISKIFDRFYRVDKSRTSRSSGLGLAIVKRLADIQNLKLSLQSNTNEGTIFTITFPN; encoded by the coding sequence ATGAAACAGTTTAGTTTTAGAAACAGAATAGCAGTATATTTTATTTTAGTAACCGCAATATTAATAGCAATACTCTTTTCACTTATATATCTCATTGTTTTAGACACTGTTTATACGCACTTAAACAATGATTTAGATGCAGAAGCAAAAGAAGTATATTCTAGTTTCGTTATTATAAATGATAATTTAATTTTTGCTAATCCTTACGAGTGGGTCGAAAAGGAACACAACCAAATTGAAGTTAATCCAACTTTCATTGAAATAATTGACAACAACGGGAAAATAATTAGGAAAACATCTAATCTAAAGGACGATAAACTTTGGTATGACTTAACAATAAAGGAAGAACGATACTTTAATACAACTCTTTCAGGCTCGCCGGTAAGACAATTACAAAAAGCTGTAACAAATCCCAAAGGAAAAGTACTTGCTTACATTTTAATTGCTATACCTCTTGAGGAATCAGAGTTAGTATTGGAAAATTTAAAGTCTACATTACTGGTTGGCTATCCAATAGTCCTCATTATTCTTTTCTTTATCTCTCGTCTTATCGCTGGAAAGTTCATTGAGCCTATCGACAAAGTAATTAAAACTGCACAAAGAATAACACGTGAAAACTTGAGCGAGAGAATTGAACTTCCATCCCATCAAGATGAAATTTATACTTTGACGTTAACAATAAATAACCTTTTAGAAAGGATTGAAGATACTGTTCAAAGAGAAAAGCAGTTTACAGCAGATGCATCTCATGAATTGAGGACACCGCTTTCAATTATTAAAGGGACTTTAGAGGTATTAACAAGAAAACCAAGAGAGGTCAATCAATACATTGAAAAAATAAATTTAGTAGTAAAAGAGATTGACAGAATGTCCTTGCTAATAGACCAATTATTGGAACTAGCAAAGTTTGAAAGCGGAAATATACATCCTAAATTAGAAAAAGTTGACTTAATAGAAATCATTAATAATGTTTACTTAAGATTAAAACCCTTCTTCGAAGAAAAAAACAGTAAAATTTATTTTAACATAAGTAGCAGCGGAATTGTGTCGGCAGATAGTTCAATGTTGAACATAATTTTTGAGAATATCATTTCGAATTCATTAAAATATTCTCCACCAAACAAACCAATAATAGTTGAAGTATCCCAAAAGGATAACACACAAATTTGTTCAGTAATAGACCAAGGAGTTGGAATACCAAAAGAAGAAATCTCCAAAATATTCGATCGTTTTTATCGTGTTGATAAATCAAGAACTTCACGTTCATCAGGTTTAGGTTTAGCAATTGTAAAAAGGCTTGCTGATATTCAAAACCTCAAATTATCACTTCAAAGCAACACAAACGAAGGAACAATTTTCACAATCACTTTTCCTAATTAA
- a CDS encoding rubrerythrin family protein has translation MKVKSIFLIVSFLIAISNNSFSKSIDNTVKNIKNAIIGETTASAKYAAYAKKAKEEGFPKIALLFEAASKAESIHANNHRAVLEELGIKMDSFKPEFTVKTTKENLEDAIKGETYEVTTMYPNFIKEAQNDSVSLALISFNYAYQTEKKHQALYKKALEQLIAGKENTLPTKYMVCTTCGNTYDGEAPARCGISMTPRERFITIQ, from the coding sequence ATGAAAGTCAAATCAATCTTTTTAATTGTTTCCTTTTTAATAGCTATAAGCAATAATTCTTTTTCAAAAAGCATTGACAACACAGTCAAAAATATAAAAAATGCTATTATTGGTGAGACAACAGCCAGCGCAAAATATGCGGCGTACGCAAAGAAAGCAAAAGAAGAAGGTTTTCCTAAGATTGCTCTCTTATTTGAAGCTGCCTCTAAAGCTGAATCTATACATGCAAATAATCATAGAGCTGTGTTAGAGGAGCTAGGAATTAAAATGGATAGTTTCAAACCTGAATTTACAGTTAAAACTACAAAAGAAAACTTAGAAGATGCAATCAAAGGCGAGACGTACGAAGTAACTACTATGTACCCGAATTTTATAAAAGAAGCACAAAACGATAGTGTTAGTCTTGCATTAATTTCTTTTAATTATGCATATCAAACCGAGAAAAAACATCAAGCCTTATATAAAAAGGCACTCGAGCAATTAATTGCAGGCAAAGAAAATACACTGCCGACAAAATACATGGTATGCACTACATGCGGGAATACTTATGACGGTGAAGCGCCGGCACGCTGTGGAATCTCAATGACACCAAGAGAAAGATTCATTACAATACAATAA